A section of the Castanea sativa cultivar Marrone di Chiusa Pesio chromosome 12, ASM4071231v1 genome encodes:
- the LOC142620574 gene encoding uncharacterized protein LOC142620574, producing the protein MATPDPQNYKANFDAAVFKATNSASIGVVIGDNIGDVIGALSLPIPLSHLIVELEALACQQAVQFAWEIGLRRVTFEGDSTIVIQAITCGDPKFLPFGNVIDDIRLQASAFQFLEFCNVKRNCNIVADALAKKAKCCRGL; encoded by the coding sequence ATGGCGACTCCTGACCCACAAAACTACAAAGCTAACTTCGATGCAGCAGTCTTTAAAGCAACAAACTCAGCAAGTATAGGCGTGGTCATCGGAGATAACATTGGGGATGTCATTGGAGCTTTATCTCTTCCAATTCCACTCTCTCATTTGATAGTTGAACTGGAGGCTCTTGCTTGTCAACAAGCAGTTCAATTTGCTTGGGAGATTGGATTAAGGAGGGTGACTTTTGAAGGCGACTCGACGATAGTTATCCAAGCCATCACTTGTGGGGATCCAAAATTTCTGCCCTTCGGAAATGTCATTGATGATATTCGGTTACAAGCCTctgcttttcaatttttagaattttgtaaTGTTAAACGCAATTgtaatattgtggctgatgctcTAGCAAAAAAGGCTAAATGTTGTAGGGGGCTGTAG